A region from the Dehalococcoides mccartyi CG5 genome encodes:
- a CDS encoding autorepressor SdpR family transcription factor produces the protein MVFKALSDPNRRQILKLLSDAPLSAGEISREFDLALSTLSGHFKLLKEAGLIREEKKGNHIFYNLNTSVMEETLNLMMEIFKKDKPQLHTIKQKGQ, from the coding sequence ATGGTATTTAAAGCCCTGTCAGACCCGAACCGAAGGCAGATACTGAAACTTCTCAGTGACGCCCCTTTAAGTGCCGGTGAAATAAGCCGTGAATTTGACTTGGCTCTATCTACTCTGTCAGGTCATTTTAAATTACTCAAAGAAGCCGGCCTTATCAGGGAAGAGAAGAAAGGCAACCATATATTTTACAATCTGAATACGTCAGTAATGGAAGAAACACTAAACCTGATGATGGAAATATTTAAAAAAGACAAACCTCAACTCCACACTATAAAACAGAAAGGGCAATAA
- a CDS encoding SdpI family protein, translating into MHINWKEHRLSLLIILAMFIAGLITWPNSPDLLPVHWGIDGTVDRYGGKFEGLLLMPLISLGIFLLLIYLPYLDPRKANYLKFEKVYSMFIRLIVAFFGGIYTVTILYAYGVVANTNTFIMVLVGLLLALLGNMFGKLRPTWFVGIRTAWTLSSDLSWDKTHRLGGRIFVAAGLLMALAGITGFTWLMIASMAGLLLGVIALFIYSYLIWKKDPDARSSRF; encoded by the coding sequence ATGCACATAAACTGGAAAGAACACCGCCTGAGTCTGCTTATTATTTTGGCCATGTTCATAGCAGGGCTGATTACCTGGCCCAATTCCCCGGATTTGCTGCCGGTTCACTGGGGGATTGACGGAACTGTTGACCGCTACGGTGGCAAGTTTGAAGGCCTGCTGCTTATGCCATTGATAAGCCTTGGGATCTTTTTGCTGTTGATATACCTGCCCTACCTTGACCCCCGCAAGGCCAACTACCTGAAGTTTGAAAAAGTATACAGCATGTTTATCCGCCTGATAGTAGCCTTCTTCGGCGGCATTTACACTGTAACCATACTTTATGCTTACGGGGTTGTAGCCAATACCAATACATTTATCATGGTGCTGGTGGGATTGTTGCTGGCACTGCTGGGAAATATGTTCGGCAAACTTCGCCCCACCTGGTTTGTGGGCATACGCACCGCCTGGACTCTTTCCAGTGACCTGTCATGGGATAAAACCCACCGGCTGGGCGGCCGGATATTTGTGGCCGCAGGCTTGCTCATGGCACTGGCCGGTATTACCGGCTTCACCTGGCTGATGATAGCCAGCATGGCCGGCTTGCTTTTGGGTGTGATAGCCTTATTTATTTACTCTTACCTGATATGGAAAAAAGACCCGGACGCCAGATCCAGCCGTTTTTAG
- a CDS encoding YgaP family membrane protein: MPKNMSKADRTIRIILGIIALALAVFITTGGWSILLYVLAAIFIVTSLVGTCLLYIPFKINTNK, translated from the coding sequence ATGCCGAAGAACATGAGTAAGGCTGACCGTACTATACGCATCATCCTTGGCATCATTGCTCTAGCACTTGCCGTTTTTATAACCACAGGCGGCTGGTCCATATTACTTTATGTACTGGCGGCAATATTTATTGTAACTTCACTGGTGGGCACCTGCTTGCTTTACATACCCTTTAAGATAAATACCAACAAATAA
- a CDS encoding flavodoxin family protein: MKVLAIMGSPRSQGNTAFLLDEILSELEKEGIETRKIDIAQASIKPCLGHDNCAQYKKCPQNDDMDAIFKEMSEADGFIVATPVYYYNVTAQLKAFIDRHYFLYKHDVSLEFKAVGVVILAEEQGLDDTLNTLVQYLDSSFKIKADELVVLTGYAAREGDAKTNTELINLARNMGQTLASSLKENS, from the coding sequence ATGAAGGTTTTGGCCATAATGGGCAGCCCGCGTTCTCAGGGGAATACCGCGTTTTTGCTGGATGAGATTCTTTCCGAACTGGAGAAAGAGGGCATTGAGACCCGTAAGATAGATATTGCTCAGGCAAGTATAAAGCCCTGTCTGGGGCATGATAACTGTGCCCAATATAAAAAATGCCCTCAGAATGATGATATGGATGCCATTTTTAAAGAGATGAGTGAAGCCGATGGCTTTATTGTGGCTACCCCTGTCTACTATTACAATGTAACTGCTCAGCTGAAAGCTTTTATAGATCGGCATTATTTTCTTTACAAACATGATGTATCACTGGAGTTTAAAGCTGTGGGGGTTGTTATACTGGCAGAGGAGCAGGGGCTGGATGATACCCTGAACACTCTGGTACAGTACTTGGATAGCAGTTTCAAAATCAAAGCTGATGAATTGGTGGTTTTGACCGGCTATGCCGCCCGTGAGGGAGATGCAAAAACCAACACTGAACTAATCAACCTTGCCCGCAATATGGGGCAAACGCTGGCGTCTTCGCTGAAAGAAAATTCCTGA